A stretch of the Marivirga tractuosa DSM 4126 genome encodes the following:
- a CDS encoding M1 family metallopeptidase: protein MKKLLIMILICAPFLSVAQEQEYKERFEQLGTMLPTPNSYRTASGAPGEDYWQQKADYSIKVKLDESSNKITGSETITYYNQSPHPLNYLWLQLDQNMRAEGSDSELISTATFFNDTIPAKYLEQYVANGGNSYDFPGGFNIEAVKNADGKDMDYLVQKTMMKIRLPETLKPGENISFSVDWNYFVNDRMKGGGRSGYEYFEEDGNALYTIAQFFPRMAVYNDVEGWQNKQFIGAGEFALTFGDYDVEITVPDDFIVGATGMVQNPKEVLTKEQAKRYEKALKSTEQIFIVTEEEAIENEKEKSTKYETWKFTAENVRDFGFAASRKFIWDGQMVELESTKPFAQSFYPKEGNPLWEEESTKAVKNTLELYSKRTFDYPYPQATSVHAASIGMEYPMICFNFGRPDKNGEYSVRTQLGMTYVIVHEIGHNFFPMIVNSDERQWAWMDEGLNSFLESNVMFEYYPDLPYSDNIPQAITGYMKSSKDQQRPIMTNPEQVLRLGPNAYSKPAAALNLLRNTIMGPELFDESFKAYAQRWKFKHPTPADFFRTMEDASAVDLDWFWRGWFYTTDHVDISVDEVKYFRIAQDESDMEKNAKAPKGDLGEKEEEELNTDFSDGPSYISVSETPEFWFGEYRSKTDDEAIKARYADKHFYEITLSNEGGLVSPLLFTIEYKDGEKDEKYIPAEIWRKNETKTRKMLILDKEVSKIVFDPEGELADTDKSNNVFPKTESKTKLDEFKEKGE, encoded by the coding sequence ATGAAGAAACTATTGATCATGATTCTAATCTGTGCCCCCTTTTTATCTGTGGCACAAGAGCAAGAATACAAAGAGCGTTTTGAACAATTAGGAACTATGTTGCCTACTCCTAATTCTTACAGAACAGCATCTGGAGCGCCAGGTGAGGATTATTGGCAGCAAAAAGCTGATTATTCTATTAAAGTAAAATTGGATGAATCATCCAATAAGATTACCGGATCGGAAACCATCACGTATTACAATCAGTCACCACATCCGTTAAACTATCTTTGGTTACAGTTAGACCAAAACATGAGAGCAGAGGGTTCAGACAGCGAATTAATAAGCACCGCTACTTTCTTTAACGATACTATTCCAGCCAAATATTTGGAGCAATATGTAGCCAATGGAGGGAATTCTTATGACTTCCCTGGAGGGTTTAACATTGAAGCAGTAAAAAATGCTGATGGAAAAGATATGGACTATTTGGTTCAAAAAACCATGATGAAAATCCGTTTACCTGAAACCTTAAAGCCAGGTGAAAATATTTCATTTTCAGTTGACTGGAATTATTTTGTAAACGACAGAATGAAAGGTGGAGGAAGAAGTGGATATGAATATTTCGAAGAAGACGGTAATGCACTATACACTATTGCCCAGTTCTTCCCAAGAATGGCTGTTTATAATGACGTTGAGGGCTGGCAAAATAAGCAATTCATAGGAGCAGGAGAGTTTGCGCTAACTTTTGGCGATTATGATGTTGAAATCACGGTTCCTGATGATTTTATTGTTGGAGCTACCGGAATGGTGCAAAATCCTAAGGAAGTTTTAACAAAAGAACAGGCGAAAAGATATGAAAAAGCATTAAAGTCAACGGAACAAATTTTTATTGTAACAGAAGAGGAAGCAATAGAAAACGAAAAGGAGAAGTCCACTAAATATGAGACTTGGAAGTTTACAGCCGAAAATGTGAGAGATTTTGGCTTTGCTGCATCAAGAAAATTCATTTGGGATGGTCAAATGGTGGAATTAGAATCTACTAAGCCATTCGCTCAATCATTCTATCCAAAAGAAGGAAATCCACTTTGGGAAGAAGAATCAACAAAAGCAGTAAAGAACACCTTAGAACTTTATTCGAAAAGAACTTTTGATTATCCATATCCACAAGCAACTTCAGTTCATGCTGCTTCAATCGGAATGGAGTATCCAATGATTTGTTTCAACTTCGGGAGACCAGATAAAAATGGTGAGTATTCTGTAAGAACTCAATTAGGAATGACCTACGTGATCGTTCATGAAATTGGGCATAACTTCTTTCCAATGATTGTTAATTCTGATGAGCGTCAATGGGCTTGGATGGATGAAGGTTTGAATTCATTCTTGGAGTCAAATGTGATGTTTGAATACTATCCTGATTTACCTTATTCAGATAATATTCCTCAAGCAATAACAGGCTACATGAAAAGTAGCAAAGATCAGCAAAGACCAATCATGACTAATCCTGAGCAAGTATTGAGATTAGGGCCTAATGCTTATTCAAAACCAGCTGCTGCTTTAAATTTATTGAGAAATACTATCATGGGTCCAGAGCTTTTTGATGAATCATTCAAAGCTTATGCTCAAAGATGGAAATTTAAGCACCCAACTCCTGCTGATTTTTTCAGAACAATGGAAGATGCTTCTGCAGTTGATTTGGATTGGTTCTGGAGAGGTTGGTTCTATACTACTGATCATGTTGATATTAGTGTAGATGAGGTGAAATATTTCCGAATTGCACAGGATGAATCAGACATGGAGAAAAATGCTAAAGCTCCAAAAGGAGATTTAGGAGAAAAAGAAGAGGAAGAATTGAACACAGATTTTAGTGATGGTCCTTCCTACATTTCAGTTTCTGAAACCCCTGAATTTTGGTTTGGTGAGTATAGATCAAAAACTGATGATGAAGCCATTAAGGCAAGATATGCAGATAAGCATTTCTATGAAATTACTTTAAGCAATGAAGGCGGATTAGTTTCTCCACTTTTATTCACTATCGAATATAAAGATGGCGAAAAAGATGAAAAATATATTCCTGCTGAGATCTGGAGAAAAAATGAAACTAAAACTCGTAAGATGTTAATTCTTGACAAAGAAGTTTCGAAAATCGTTTTCGATCCTGAAGGAGAATTAGCCGATACAGATAAATCCAATAATGTTTTCCCTAAAACAGAAAGCAAAACCAAATTGGATGAGTTTAAAGAGAAAGGCGAGTAA